One segment of Lachancea thermotolerans CBS 6340 chromosome E complete sequence DNA contains the following:
- the SFH1 gene encoding Sfh1p (similar to uniprot|Q06168 Saccharomyces cerevisiae YLR321C SFH1 Involved in chromatin modeling cell cycle progression homolog of Snf5p member of the chromatin remodeling complex RSC): protein MSQQLLPQAFLTNFHNRIRNENVPFFITAQPSRGHKRAKVVNYAEFETDLLEEFVEDDAKDLNGKEEENGKPMVSAEDLANENALPDLDSQDDPTNILKYPRIRETFLQSRIATPYKVSIAPQDVAQPMPIIIPIRLNVEHNGHKIIDFFTWNLNDHSLTPEQFAAIYCQDLDFPVTSVVHSQISSSISEQLQEYSTLASVTVPDLHVIINLTCNLDSKMYEDNFEWDLNDQNLTPEQFANSVVQDLGLTREFAPAIAHALHESLLRVKKDWLEGHISPDQVANGAAFGYLSGIRLDVDALGVSWCPKVEVLSQWEIEKREIEKERNLRRLKRESAKVEDRSSRRSRKRRVDDLETTLRL, encoded by the coding sequence ATGTCCCAGCAGCTACTGCCCCAGGCTTTTCTCACAAACTTTCATAATCGTATTCGAAACGAGAATGTTCCTTTTTTTATTACAGCACAGCCCTCCAGAGGTCACAAGCGAGCAAAAGTTGTAAATTACGCCGAGTTCGAAACGGACCTGCTTGAGGAGTTTGTCGAGGACGATGCGAAAGACTTGAACGGGAAGGAGGAGGAAAATGGTAAGCCCATGGTCAGTGCAGAAGATCTCGCCAATGAGAATGCTCTTCCTGACCTTGATTCACAAGATGACCCTACGAATATCCTGAAATATCCAAGAATTAGAGAAACGTTTCTTCAGAGCCGAATTGCAACCCCATATAAAGTTTCCATTGCTCCGCAAGATGTTGCTCAGCCAATGCCCATTATAATTCCAATTAGGTTGAATGTCGAGCATAATGGTCACAAGATAATAGACTTTTTTACATGGAATCTCAATGACCACTCGCTAACCCCAGAACAATTCGCGGCAATCTACTGTCAAGACCTAGATTTTCCTGTGACATCCGTCGTCCACAGTCAAATAAGTTCTTCTATTAGCGAGCAGCTCCAGGAGTACTCAACACTCGCTTCAGTTACTGTCCCAGACTTGCACGTCATTATCAACCTGACATGCAACTTAGATTCTAAAATGTATGAAGACAACTTCGAATGGGACCTCAATGATCAGAATCTAACACCGGAGCAGTTTGCGAACTCCGTAGTCCAGGATCTGGGCCTGACACGTGAATTCGCTCCTGCTATAGCACATGCCCTGCACGAGTCTCTCTTGCGAGTAAAAAAGGACTGGCTTGAAGGACACATAAGCCCTGATCAAGTCGCGAATGGCGCAGCTTTTGGTTACCTTTCAGGCATTAGGTTAGATGTTGATGCCCTAGGGGTGTCATGGTGCCCGAAGGTTGAGGTCCTCTCTCAGTGGGAAATTGAGAAGCGAGAAATAGAGAAGGAGAGAAATTTGAGGCGACTCAAGAGAGAAAGTGCTAAGGTTGAGGACAGATCATCGCGTAGGAGTCGTAAAAGAAGGGTAGATGATTTGGAAACTACGTTAAGACTTTGA
- the TAD3 gene encoding Tad3p (similar to uniprot|Q9URQ3 Saccharomyces cerevisiae YLR316C TAD3 tRNA-specific adenosine-34 deaminase subunit Tad3p) codes for MVKKKQNPLRINYQEGIIEEKLWQIRDRANINEPKLVNVWTVDIKIGESRSFVDFIRQSVQKMEPVTFQHIKRIKKCDENNECLTVIVCSHFMIKEKDDFMHFMQEAPFSFQNVKGSSVVPQNGPPTKSLSMEWSNLYWPLVWRGNPNDQILNSYVFDMNFIEATLKQISELSLAEQASGKQAAVVSAFVNPKNNEVIFVSDHRHVCSPLDHSIMRGIRSVAELEHQKKQDHTNKGESETYLCLDFDVYTTHEPCSMCSMALIHSRIKRCIYLTPMNKTGCLESESGDGYCMHNNHSLNSKYEAFRWIGDEYPAAQIESNVCC; via the coding sequence ATGGTtaaaaagaagcagaacCCGCTGAGAATAAACTATCAGGAGGGCATAATCGAGGAGAAACTTTGGCAAATTAGAGACCGTGCTAACATAAATGAGCCGAAGTTGGTTAATGTTTGGACGGTCGATATAAAGATAGGGGAAAGCAGAAGCTTTGTCGATTTCATTAGACAGAGTGTTCAAAAGATGGAACCTGTCACGTTCCAGCACATTAAAAGAATAAAAAAATGTGATGAGAACAACGAGTGCCTGACCGTGATCGTCTGCTCGCATTTTATGATTAAGGAAAAAGATGATTTTATGCATTTCATGCAAGAGGCGCCTTTCAGCTTCCAGAATGTTAAGGGCTCATCTGTTGTACCTCAAAATGGCCCGCCAACCAAGTCATTGAGTATGGAATGGTCTAATTTATATTGGCCGCTCGTATGGAGAGGGAATCCTAATGATCAAATTCTTAACAGCTACGTTTTTGACATGAACTTTATTGAGGCCACACTTAAACAAATAAGTGAATTGTCTCTGGCAGAGCAGGCTAGTGGCAAACAAGCGGCTGTAGTATCGGCCTTTGTTAATCCTAAAAACAACGAGGTGATTTTTGTCTCCGACCATAGACATGTCTGCTCCCCCCTCGACCACAGCATTATGCGCGGCATACGGTCTGTCGCAGAGCTCGAGCACCAAAAAAAGCAAGATCACACTAACAAAGGCGAAAGTGAAACATACTTATGTCTGGACTTTGACGTGTACACAACGCATGAGCCGTGCTCAATGTGCTCCATGGCGCTGATTCATTCTCGTATAAAAAGGTGCATTTACTTGACACCAATGAACAAAACAGGTTGTTTAGAGAGTGAGAGTGGAGACGGGTACTGCATGCACAACAACCACTCTTTGAACTCCAAGTATGAAGCCTTCCGATGGATAGGAGATGAGTACCCAGCTGCTCAAATCGAGAGCAATGTGTGCTGCTAA
- the EST2 gene encoding telomerase reverse transcriptase (similar to uniprot|Q06163 Saccharomyces cerevisiae YLR318W EST2 Reverse transcriptase subunit of the telomerase holoenzyme essential for telomerase core catalytic activity involved in other aspects of telomerase assembly and function), with protein sequence MKTLCEFIWRSAESSNDPQLSKHISEIWEKTDESFREATLHYFVTANCKCWDVPSIPTNDQSSVVDQCVAFLVRKKVFNNVITFGYRAADHSQVASLLHCQSTNLNVTRLKRGIWKTVYGVLGNKRFVELMINHSIFEFGGTAYTQILGIVPREQEKLGSAQCRSSNKAPEYLDSTLYLYKNKGNYSPSKAIPCSPEALWDQMFQIDWKDFELSHHSQLAGVRQLLGQIIKNHQKIKYHHILNNICPRTDMQDDPNNNLCQTDIKLVSRFLVVIFEKTFPLMFFGSRYNRSKILSKIRPLLKLKLHGRMPFSIITEGFRTSDVVWLGKCSKTDPRAALLLQDLITQLVEWVFRRFIPSVISSVFHCCEVSATREIVFFRFDVWKAMADPFLCAYVRDNLKKKSECCCHEAAWKMNHGCLRLVPKKKKKQFRVIFVPLRGCKTEKIAQHEEFIRKTIKPAICVLQFLASETSPLAKKLSSPSDIPSSICLFKETLKKTYGCVPKLYFIKFDIESCYDSIPACKAVKVLEKRLANHSEFFIRSQSYFDPVKRTLKRFSTINAQSTPCEGGVAIDKVQTVHFTKHEILTIIKSEIEKSAIIHEGECYTRKKGIFQGTSLSAAIVDLFYSDLMENETVFSKRNRSESLVLRLADDFLVISISKSYIESVERTVCAGFQEYNAYSNQDKILTHASPRRNEYVRFCAMDLNLQSLEVLKHTETLSTTCAFSSSTRTLYHNLSSNFKKVLSNDLIDPNLNSSDTILKQVFFACINVAESFCLSYVGNPAPLHGFIGFIRKLAEIAEVSCERAFPNQGISSDARKAVFSVFVNFLKDKNMNVQNTSRAIQALLQLTKTINSK encoded by the coding sequence ATGAAAACCTTGTGCGAGTTTATATGGCGGAGTGCAGAATCAAGCAATGACCCCCAATTATCAAAACATATTTCCGAAATTTGGGAAAAGACAGATGAGTCCTTTAGAGAGGCGACCTTACACTATTTTGTGACAGCGAACTGTAAGTGTTGGGACGTCCCCTCCATACCAACCAATGATCAGTCATCCGTTGTAGACCAGTGTGTTGCTTTCCTTGTTCGAAAGAAAGTCTTCAACAATGTGATAACTTTTGGGTATAGGGCTGCTGACCATTCTCAAGTTGCTTCACTCCTGCACTGTCAGTCAACAAACCTAAATGTTACAAGGCTCAAACGCGGTATATGGAAAACCGTCTATGGTGTTTTGGGAAATAAGAGATTTGTTGAGCTAATGATCAACCACTCTATCTTCGAGTTTGGCGGTACCGCTTATACTCAAATTTTGGGTATAGTTCCTAGggaacaagaaaagcttggaTCAGCGCAATGCCGTTCATCTAATAAGGCCCCTGAATACCTTGACAGTACTTTATACCTTTACAAAAACAAGGGAAATTACTCGCCTTCTAAAGCAATACCGTGTTCACCCGAAGCCCTTTGGGACCAGATGTTTCAAATTGACTGGAAGGACTTTGAACTGTCGCATCATTCGCAGCTTGCTGGAGTTCGGCAACTTTTAGGTCAAATCATTAAAAACCATCAAAAGATTAAATATCACCATATTCTCAACAACATATGCCCCAGAACTGATATGCAAGATGATCCTAATAATAACCTGTGCCAGACGGACATAAAGCTTGTCTCAAGGTTTCTTGTGGTTATATTCGAAAAAACATTTCCGCTCATGTTTTTTGGATCACGGTACAACAGGTCCAAAATCCTTTCCAAAATCCGACCTCTGCTCAAATTAAAGCTGCACGGGCGAATGCCATTTTCGATAATCACAGAAGGATTCAGAACCTCAGACGTTGTCTGGCTAGGcaaatgctcaaaaacggaTCCAAGAGCCGCTCTTCTGCTACAAGATTTGATTACACAGCTAGTTGAGTGGGTTTTTAGACGATTTATCCCGTCGGTTATAAGTTCTGTTTTTCACTGCTGCGAAGTTTCTGCGACAAGGGAGattgtctttttcagatTTGACGTTTGGAAGGCCATGGCAGATCCTTTCTTGTGCGCATATGTCAGGGACAAcctaaaaaaaaagagtgaaTGCTGTTGCCACGAAGCTGCATGGAAAATGAACCACGGCTGTCTACGGCTTGTTCctaagaaaaaaaaaaagcagttTAGAGTCATCTTCGTCCCTCTAAGGGGCTGCAAGACGGAGAAAATTGCCCAGCACGAAGAATTTATTCGAAAGACCATCAAACCTGCTATTTGTGTCTTACAGTTCTTAGCAAGTGAGACAAGTCCCCTGGCGAAAAAATTGTCCTCTCCCTCAGATATTCCAAGCTCAATttgtcttttcaaggaaacaCTAAAAAAAACATATGGTTGCGTGCCAAAACTGTACTTTATCAAGTTTGACATAGAATCATGTTATGATTCAATACCCGCATGTAAAGCTGTCAAAGTCCTCGAAAAGCGCCTAGCCAATCACTCCGAATTTTTCATTCGTTCCCAGTCTTATTTCGATCCGGTCAAAAGAACATTGAAGCGCTTCTCAACTATAAATGCACAGTCCACTCCGTGTGAAGGCGGAGTAGCTATTGACAAAGTTCAGACTGTACATTTCACTAAACATGAGATTTTAACTATAATCAAGAGcgaaattgaaaagtcaGCAATAATACACGAGGGGGAATGTTACACGCGAAAAAAGGGTATCTTTCAGGGCACTTCATTATCTGCCGCCATTGTTGACTTATTTTACAGCGATTTGATGGAGAACGAGACGGTATTTTCCAAGAGAAATCGTTCTGAAAGCCTTGTTCTTAGATTAGCTGATGACTTTCTGGTAATATCAATCAGTAAAAGCTATATTGAAAGCGTGGAGCGTACGGTCTGTGCAGGCTTTCAGGAATATAATGCCTATTCTAACCAAGATAAGATATTGACACACGCTTCACCTAGAAGAAATGAGTATGTGCGGTTCTGTGCCATGGATTTGAATTTACAGAGTCTAGAAGTCCTTAAACATACTGAAACCTTGAGTACGACGTGCGCGTTTTCAAGTTCTACAAGAACTTTATACCACAATTTGAGCAGTAACTTTAAAAAAGTTTTATCAAATGACCTCATAGACCCTAATTTGAATTCTTCAGACACAATACTGAAACAAGTTTTTTTCGCTTGCATCAATGTTGCAGAGTCATTCTGCCTTTCCTACGTCGGTAACCCTGCCCCTCTTCACGGATTTATAGGCTTCATTAGAAAGCTTGCAGAGATAGCAGAAGTTTCTTGTGAACGTGCCTTTCCAAATCAAGGGATTTCTTCCGacgcaagaaaagctgtcTTTTCTGTCTTCGTAAATTTTCTGAAAGACAAAAATATGAATGTTCAAAATACATCTCGCGCAATCCAGGCCCTATTGCAACTCACCAAAACCATAAATTCGAAATAA
- the BUD6 gene encoding formin-mediated actin nucleation enhancer (similar to uniprot|P41697 Saccharomyces cerevisiae YLR319C BUD6 Actin- and formin-interacting protein involved in actin cable nucleation and polarized cell growth isolated as bipolar budding mutant potential Cdc28p substrate), producing the protein MILLCVTGTRHNNTEKRLMSAASGVPNQAATRPSAHPTMKSPKGSSSVETSVTKLLMSTKHLLQSLTHWSKGLANERNVSDAYVQLGNDFKLLTKQFSHAGLEVSDLGDVPSNLRQVLEVALREQPSEKTLDKYLPRIREIVVTLLEKLKVKQSMLKGMRQTNQSLSSRNSRSSSAVSVVSGRTTPSNREVDRSASSSACASPHRSPAATSTPHKLEKQLSISNSRTAEEPNAALAQLKNSDTLQRRASKRFSAYHIAKLTHQSASEAAAMVTPPHSIEGSSKEAEGSYSMVEKNDNEPALLNSVQPTPQEPENRLVNVFLKLDGKVKKCTLDLPTSFTSLRLLFVERFTYTPGSSNFPEIYIKEPAYKEYYELEASQLDKIKDGSVLSLQSIENSKCSTATMSFDRLCEEFEKGLKNHQAAIFAEIQSLRNSEPHSASLSSSQRKSSSCSSAEIEDIRRQLSILNQIHNAKQKSLEENVTNILEKVAKFKSLSFNSSTTTNRVYMEKSHMKLSEVSDNLLGKVDDLQDVIEALRKDVAVRGSKPSRKKLDGVRTELEEAQANLDRMQEYLSIEKPNWKKIWESELEKVCEEQQFLTLQEELALDFKEDLEKVRETFGLVKMCCEEKEKNPKKNHNPILPIAKPGTFNQLREAVLSEVQSLHPDHEERLEAIEKAEKLRMREKGYRDNSAFEDELGSFVVNNNFKKSGGIDEIEKLRRQKDEDNIRATFRPSNF; encoded by the coding sequence ATGATCTTGTTATGTGTAACTGGGACTAGGCATAACAACACAGAAAAAAGGTTAATGTCGGCAGCCTCGGGAGTTCCAAACCAGGCGGCTACTAGGCCTTCGGCGCACCCCACTATGAAGTCCCCTAAAGGGTCTTCAAGTGTTGAAACAAGCGTCACTAAGCTTCTCATGTCTACAAAGCATTTACTTCAAAGTTTAACCCATTGGTCAAAGGGTCTAGCAAATGAACGTAATGTATCTGATGCATACGTACAGCTTGGAAatgacttcaagctgctAACAAAGCAGTTTTCTCACGCGGGCTTGGAAGTCTCAGACTTGGGGGACGTTCCTTCAAACTTGAGACAGGTTTTGGAGGTCGCCCTTCGTGAGCAACCTTCTGAGAAGACCCTGGACAAGTACTTGCCGAGAATAAGAGAGATCGTTGTGACATTGTTAGAAAAGCTTAAAGTCAAGCAGAGCATGCTGAAAGGGATGCGTCAAACCAATCAGtcactttcttcaaggaATTCGAGATCGAGTTCCGCCGTCAGTGTCGTTTCAGGCCGCACTACGCCGTCGAACAGGGAAGTTGACAGATCTGCCTCATCTTCTGCATGCGCTTCGCCGCACAGGTCCCCAGCGGCTACCAGCACCCCacacaaacttgaaaagcagCTCTCAATAAGCAATTCAAGAACGGCAGAAGAGCCAAACGCCGCATTAGCACAGTTAAAAAATAGCGATACACTTCAGCGTAGGGCCTCCAAGCGATTCTCGGCCTATCACATTGCAAAATTAACACATCAATCAGCAAGCgaagcagcagcaatgGTAACTCCGCCACACTCCATTGAAGGGAGCTCAAAGGAAGCAGAAGGCTCATATTCAATGGTAGAAAAAAATGACAATGAGCCCGCGTTGCTCAATAGTGTACAACCAACACCGCAGGAACCCGAAAATAGACTGGTCAATGTGTTTCTAAAGCTTGACGGAAAAGTTAAAAAGTGCACTTTAGATCTCCCAACATCATTCACTTCCCTGAGACTTTTGTTTGTCGAAAGGTTTACTTACACGCCGGGGTCCAGTAATTTTCCTGAAATATACATTAAAGAGCCGGCCTATAAGGAATATTATGAGCTAGAAGCGAGTCAGCTTGATAAAATCAAGGACGGCTCTGTACTCTCGCTTCAGTCAATAGAAAACTCAAAATGCTCGACGGCCACTATGAGTTTTGATAGACTATGCGAAGAGTTCGAAAAGGGGCTGAAAAATCACCAAGCCGCGATTTTTGCCGAAATTCAGAGCCTTCGAAATTCAGAACCTCATTCTGCAAGCCTTTCTAGTTCCCAACGAAAAAGCAGTTCATGTTCTTCTGCTGAAATCGAGGATATTAGGCGTCAGCTTTCCATTCTAAATCAAATACACAACGCAAAGCAGAAGAGCCTTGAAGAGAATGTGACAAACATTTTAGAAAAAGTagcaaagttcaagagccTCTCGTTCAATTCCTCTACAACTACTAACAGAGTCTACATGGAAAAGAGTCATATGAAACTATCTGAAGTTTCAGACAACTTGCTCGGAAAAGTTGATGACTTACAAGATGTCATTGAGGCCTTGAGAAAAGACGTTGCAGTGAGAGGCTCGAAGCCTTCAAGGAAAAAGCTCGATGGTGTTAGGacagaacttgaagaggcACAAGCGAACCTTGATAGAATGCAGGAATACTTGTCGATAGAGAAACCCAATTGGAAAAAAATCTGGGAAAGTGAACTTGAGAAGGTTTGTGAAGAGCAACAGTTTCTCACACTACAGGAAGAACTTGCATTAGATTTTAAAgaagaccttgaaaaggttcGCGAAACATTTGGCCTGGTCAAGATGTGTTGTGAGGAAAAGGAGAAAAACCCGAAGAAAAATCACAATCCAATTCTTCCGATAGCTAAGCCAGGCACATTTAACCAGCTTCGGGAAGCGGTCTTGAGCGAAGTGCAATCTCTGCACCCAGACCATGAAGAAAGATTAGAAGCCATTGAAAAGGCAGAAAAGCTCAGAATGAGAGAAAAAGGCTACAGAGACAACAGTGCGTTCGAAGACGAACTTGGAAGTTTTGTCGTTAACaataatttcaaaaaatctGGGGGCATTGACGAAATAGAAAAGCTTCGTCGCCAAAAAGATGAGGATAATATTAGAGCTACGTTTCGGCCCTCAAACTTCTAG